The following proteins are co-located in the Triticum aestivum cultivar Chinese Spring chromosome 1A, IWGSC CS RefSeq v2.1, whole genome shotgun sequence genome:
- the LOC123069891 gene encoding uncharacterized protein: MSAVRSKCSGGQYGEAQRPLGLREVQGRKQPIRRAVPVRRPYGLRGVLDLAPTPPTRAGHPPVRRPHPHHQAPQQRPRLPVASEDFQINTEAPCVHSVLPSTILQPERGLRTFSKTGTL; the protein is encoded by the exons ATGAGCGCCGTGAGGTCAAAGTGCAGCGGCGGCCAATACGGGGAGGCGCAGCGACCGCTCGGGCTCCGCGAGGTCCAGGGGCGGAAGCAGCCAATACGGCGAGCGGTGCCTGTCCGGCGACCATACGGCCTCCGCGGCGTGCTCGACCTTGCTCCTACGCCTCCTACCCGGGCTGGACATCCCCCCGTGCGTCGTCCCCACCCGCATCACCAAGCTCCCCAACAGCGTCCGCGACTCCCCGTCGCCTCCGAGGATTTCCAG ATTAACACCGAGGCTCCCTGCGTTCACAGCGTCTTGCCAAGTACAATACTACAACCAG AGCGTGGGCTCCGAACATTCAGCAAAACAGGGACATTGTGA
- the LOC123069880 gene encoding uncharacterized protein — MSAVRSKCSGGQYGEAQRPLGLREVQGRKQPIRRAVPVRRPYGLRGVLDLAPTPPTRAGHPPVRRPHPHHQAPQRRPRLPVASEDFQINTEAPCRSQRLAKYNTTTRAWAPNIQQNRDIVNLLDCDKSRQGIGRVCNEQLAELLWPEFSKRRWHGFKYINVLVQQGKLPRYWK; from the exons ATGAGCGCCGTGAGGTCAAAGTGCAGCGGCGGCCAATACGGGGAGGCGCAGCGACCGCTCGGGCTCCGCGAGGTCCAGGGGCGGAAGCAGCCAATACGGCGAGCGGTGCCTGTCCGGCGACCATACGGCCTCCGCGGCGTGCTCGACCTTGCTCCTACGCCTCCTACCCGGGCTGGACATCCCCCCGTGCGTCGTCCCCACCCGCATCACCAAGCTCCCCAACGGCGTCCGCGACTCCCCGTCGCCTCCGAGGATTTCCAG ATTAACACCGAGGCTCCCTGCCGTTCACAGCGTCTTGCCAAGTACAATACTACAACCAG AGCGTGGGCTCCGAACATTCAGCAAAACAGGGACATTGTGAATTTACTAGATTGCGACAAGTCTAGACAGGGAATAGGCCGAGTTTGCAATGAGCAGCTTGCAGAGCTACTATGGCCTGAGTTCTCAAAGAGGAGATGGCATGGATTTAAGTACATTAATGTCCTTGTACAGCAAGGGAAGCTCCCAAGGTATTGGAAGTGA